Proteins from a single region of Ornithodoros turicata isolate Travis unplaced genomic scaffold, ASM3712646v1 Chromosome14, whole genome shotgun sequence:
- the LOC135372348 gene encoding uncharacterized protein LOC135372348, whose amino-acid sequence MPVHCVAFGCTNYYRGGAENTVGFFRFPSARLHPRKRLLWVQAVKRQEPDGTPWQPNAHSRICGAHFITGSPSTTEGHPDFVPSVFTYRKRPAQTLHRYTRWKKRSRRASDPHQPCSSCTAVVNRDAAEKIASMQKEMEELKAKMLYVECSLEKAKSQLLNVDLIRGSTDNAMFYTGLPSFEAFTSLFRYLHRDASKMTYWGLCNRKENETRGKLKETELIDEFFMVLVRLRTGMPGREVARNFMLSEGHFSRIFATWINFLVHKLKAITTFPTVENIKPYLPKSFQGFENTRLVLDATEIRIQKPSSLNAQRRTFSTYKHYNTYKAVIGCTPDGYIAFVSKLWGGSVSDSLVVEESGILDQLQPGDGIMVDKGFVFPAMPPRITLYRPPYRQSHEPQMSCADVIETRRVACARVHVERAIRRVKAFHILDRPFPISMIDIAEQVFHVCCFLSNFRLPLIADH is encoded by the exons ATGCCAGTGCATTGTGTCGCTTTTGGCTGCACGAACTATTATCGGGGAGGCGCAGAAAATACCGTGGGCTTTTTCCGATTCCCATCTGCAAGGTTACATCCCCGGAAACGTCTTTTGTGGGTCCAAGCCGTGAAGAGACAGGAGCCTGATGGCACGCCGTGGCAGCCAAACGCTCACTCGCGGATATGTGGTGCCCATTTCATTACAG GGAGCCCGTCAACGACAGAAGGGCACCCGGATTTCGTGCCGAGCGTTTTCACCTACAGGAAAAGGCCGGCTCAAACACTTCACCGCTACACCCGCTGGAAGAAACGAAGTAGACGCGCATCAG ATCCTCATCAGCCCTGTTCATCATGCACTGCGGTTGTCAACAGAGATGCTGCGGAGAAGATTGCATCAATGCAAAAAGAGATGGAGGAGTTAAAGGCAAAGATGTTATACGTGGAATGCAGCCTGGAGAAAGCCAAGTCACAGCTTTTGAATGTGGACCTTATCAGAGGATCAACAGACAATGCCATGTTCTACACTGGCCTTCCAAGCTTTGAAGCGTTTACAAGTCTGTTTCGGTACCTCCACCGGGACGCCAGCAAGATGACGTATTGGGGACTCTGCAACCGTAAAGAAAATGAGACACGAGGCAAGCTGAAGGAGACCGAGCTTATTGACGAATTTTTTATGGTTCTTGTCCGCCTGAGGACTGGCATGCCTGGTAGGGAAGTTGCAAGGAATTTCATGCTATCAGAGGGCCATTTCAGTCGTATATTTGCAACATGGATCAATTTTCTTGTCCATAAGCTCAAAGCAATAACAACCTTTCCAACAGTGGAGAATATAAAGCCGTATTTGCCCAAGTCCTTTCAAGGTTTTGAGAACACTCGGCTGGTACTGGATGCCACTGAAATTCGTATTCAGAAACCCTCCTCCCTGAATGCGCAGAGACGAACGTTTTCAACATATAAGCATTATAATACCTACAAAGCTGTAATTGGTTGCACACCCGATGGGTATATTGCCTTCGTGTCAAAGCTGTGGGGTGGATCTGTTTCGGATAGTCTTGTGGTGGAGGAGAGTGGCATCTTGGACCAACTCCAACCAGGTGATGGGATCATGGTAGATAAAGGATTCGTGTTCCCTGCAATGCCACCACGCATTACATTGTACAGACCGCCATATCGTCAGAGTCACGAACCCCAGATGAGTTGTGCTGACGTTATAGAAACAAGACGTGTGGCGTGTGCCAGGGTGCATGTTGAGAGGGCCATTCGCAGAGTAAAGGCCTTCCATATCCTTGATAGGCCATTCCCAATATCTATGATTGATATTGCAGAGCAAGTATTTCATGTGTGCTGTTTCCTTAGCAATTTTCGCCTGCCGCTTATAGCTGATCACTAA
- the LOC135372347 gene encoding uncharacterized protein LOC135372347, translating into MRCRFERAMICEDWVPFPFNSLGWRQDLSRCKKVTEDEIWRYLGRTSCSLRQAHRGWAFKEEGFVRNVMLNEETENSGFGLLRATCTPSMRKGLYTVSAWYKKEDGRIGGAHCQCVAGLSETCHHVAAVLFFVADAAQSGVRTCTDLPCAWIVPSQGKKVPSPRPLQEIHFQKHLVHKPARECRRRIYNPCEEQRDSDTDAYKDLLEDMGDHHPSMLWFRHAAPNKDAVVPKKPSLPISDDANLSTEGAVLISKEFQRFLRPLTDEERNRITLQTMNQSENKEWHKERIGRLTSSLFKRIVKCRTPDGLLKQLLYPKDSAYSEAIAYGRRNESVAVRAYCELMAAQDRNVSVHSTGLHVHSLYPFIAASPDRIVREQSDVGLLEVKCPFSKIGLTAIEACADKTFCCTLVNGEVQLRRDHAYYYQVQGQMGVTGTTWCDFVIWTNAGSTGRSISIERIFFDVTFWETEVLPALLHFAKHALVPELLTQRVRRSGKLYIKGQYVSYTQWKNGYYMCEQGRGLKFKIKKME; encoded by the exons ATGCGGTGTCGCTTTGAACGTGCAATGATCTGCGAGGATTGGGTCCCTTTTCCCTTCAATAGTCTAGGATGGCGACAGGACCTCTCACGCTGTAAAAAAGTCACCGAGGACGAAATTTGGCGATATTTAGGTCGCACCTCGTGTTCTCTTCGGCAAGCACATCGCGGCTGGGCATTCAAAGAAGAAGGTTTCGTCCGCAACGTGATGCTGAATGAAGAGACTGAGAACTCTGGTTTTGGGCTACTAAGGGCTACCTGTACGCCGTCGATGAGAAAAGGCTTGTACACTGTGTCTGCATGGTACAAGAAGGAGGATGGACGAATCGGTGGGGCTCACTGTCAGTGCGTAGCAGG GCTCAGCGAAACTTGCCATCACGTGGCTGCTGTTCTGTTTTTCGTAGCAGATGCAGCACAGTCTGGAGTGAGAACATGCACGGATCTCCCGTGCGCTTGGATTGTGCCCTCACAAG GGAAGAAAGTCCCTTCTCCAAGACCACTGCAGGAAATACATTTCCAAAAACACTTGGTACACAAGCCAGCAAGGGAATGCAGGAGGCGTATTTACAACCCATGTGAAGAACAGCGGGATAGCGACACTGATGCATACAAAGACTTGCTTGAAGACATGGGAGACCACCACCCGTCTATGCTGTGGTTTCGGCATGCCGCCCCAAACAAGGATGCCGTTGTACCCAAGAAGCCATCTCTGCCCATCAGTGACGATGCCAACCTCAGCACGGAAGGTGCTGTACTGATCAGCAAGGAGTTTCAACGGTTCCTGAGGCCATTGACAGACGAGGAGAGGAATCGGATCACACTGCAAACTATGAATCAGTCCGAAAACAAGGAGTGGCACAAGGAGAGAATTGGACGCCTGACATCTTCACTGTTCAAACGAATTGTTAAGTGCCGCACCCCCGATGGACTATTGAAGCAGCTGCTGTACCCCAAGGACTCTGCTTATTCAGAGGCAATTGCCTATGGGAGAAGGAATGAGTCTGTCGCTGTTCGTGCTTATTGTGAACTTATGGCTGCTCAAGACCGCAATGTTTCTGTCCACAGCACTGGTCTGCATGTTCACTCACTATACCCTTTCATAGCAGCCTCACCTGACCGTATAGTCAGGGAACAGTCAGATGTGGGGCTGTTAGAGGTAAAATGCCCATTTTCCAAGATTGGACTTACAGCTATAGAGGCCTGTGCAGACAAAACCTTTTGTTGCACGCTGGTAAATGGAGAGGTACAGCTGCGAAGGGACCATGCATATTACTATCAGGTTCAGGGTCAGATGGGAGTCACAGGAACAACATGGTGCGACTTTGTCATATGGACCAATGCCGGAAGCACAGGGAGGTCAATTAGCATTGAAAGAATATTTTTTGACGTTACGTTTTGGGAAACAGAAGTGCTCCCTGCACTACTGCATTTTGCAAAACACGCTTTGGTTCCCGAGCTTTTAACGCAGCGTGTGAGAAGATCAGGAAAACTGTACATAAAGGGACAGTATGTGTCATACACACAATGGAAGAATGGCTACTACATGTGTGAGCAAGGTCGTGGTCTGAAATTTAAAATAAAGAAGATGGAATAA